A region from the Desulfomarina profundi genome encodes:
- a CDS encoding rhodanese-like domain-containing protein, translating into MRTNDPNIYAGGDCVEIRNLISGENMLMALGSLANRQGRVIATNINGGQSHFSGTVGTFCLKIFDLGVAKAGLTYRQARETGFDPVYAVVAQADHAHFYPSSEMIYISLLADRKSRKILGIEAAGKNGDAVKARVDSLAVLLRHGVDVDEVCGLEVGYAPPFASAMDVINNAGNALDNILSMQNRPVDAADFLVEFAAGKAKVLDVRGAREASPFIKKYGDKWINIPQAELRKRVESIAKDEPLFLLCDTGPRSYEAQVFLNSKGIQNTRNIQGGYAMIKVIEPEFV; encoded by the coding sequence ATGAGGACAAATGATCCGAATATTTATGCCGGAGGAGACTGTGTTGAGATCAGAAATCTGATTTCCGGAGAAAATATGCTTATGGCACTTGGTTCCCTTGCAAATCGCCAGGGACGGGTGATCGCAACCAATATAAACGGAGGACAGAGTCATTTCAGCGGTACCGTGGGAACATTCTGCCTCAAGATTTTTGACCTGGGTGTTGCAAAGGCAGGACTGACTTATCGGCAGGCCAGGGAGACGGGATTTGATCCGGTTTATGCTGTGGTCGCCCAGGCTGATCATGCTCATTTTTATCCAAGTTCCGAAATGATATATATTTCACTTCTTGCGGATCGAAAATCACGAAAAATACTTGGTATTGAGGCGGCGGGTAAAAATGGAGATGCTGTAAAGGCGAGGGTGGACTCTCTTGCGGTTCTCCTTCGGCATGGTGTGGATGTAGATGAGGTCTGTGGACTGGAAGTTGGTTATGCACCACCTTTTGCTTCTGCAATGGATGTAATCAATAATGCAGGGAATGCGCTCGATAATATTCTGTCAATGCAGAACAGGCCAGTTGATGCGGCTGATTTTCTAGTGGAATTCGCAGCCGGGAAGGCAAAAGTTCTAGATGTCCGTGGAGCAAGGGAGGCTTCACCGTTTATTAAAAAATATGGAGATAAATGGATCAATATTCCGCAGGCTGAATTGCGAAAAAGAGTAGAATCCATCGCGAAAGACGAACCTCTTTTTCTTCTATGTGATACTGGACCACGCTCCTATGAAGCACAGGTGTTTTTGAATTCGAAAGGTATTCAGAACACAAGAAATATCCAGGGTGGGTACGCCATGATCAAGGTGATCGAACCTGAATTTGTGTGA
- a CDS encoding NAD(P)/FAD-dependent oxidoreductase codes for MSKKVIIVGAVALGPKVACRLRRLDPDAQILLIDRDDLISYGGCGIPYYVGGDVNDIEDLYKTTSHAIRDREFFRNCKGIEVMTRTEVVEIDRKSRVVIVNHLDSGKTEELSYDKLVLATGASPVRPPIPGVDLPRVFTVADLHDAEEIKTLMAAGKVGKAVVIGAGAIGLEISEALTDLWGIETTLIEMEDQVLPTLLGKCIARVTGKELETKGVKLLLNERVLEINSDPETGGCLVRTSANTMSVDIVVLAAGVRPNSLLAAKAGISVGMSGG; via the coding sequence ATGTCGAAAAAAGTTATAATTGTCGGTGCTGTTGCTCTGGGCCCTAAAGTGGCCTGCAGGTTGAGACGTCTGGACCCTGATGCTCAAATACTACTCATTGATCGTGATGATCTCATTTCCTATGGTGGTTGTGGAATTCCATATTATGTCGGAGGAGATGTCAACGATATTGAAGATCTGTATAAAACGACTTCCCATGCGATTCGGGACAGGGAATTCTTTCGCAATTGCAAGGGAATTGAAGTGATGACTCGAACTGAAGTTGTTGAGATAGACAGAAAATCCAGAGTGGTCATTGTCAATCACCTTGATTCCGGTAAAACCGAGGAGTTGTCCTATGATAAACTCGTTCTTGCAACCGGTGCAAGTCCTGTCAGACCGCCTATTCCTGGTGTTGATCTTCCGCGTGTGTTTACTGTTGCGGACCTCCATGATGCAGAGGAAATAAAAACATTGATGGCAGCAGGAAAAGTCGGTAAGGCGGTTGTTATAGGAGCAGGAGCGATTGGTCTTGAAATCTCGGAAGCCCTCACAGATCTCTGGGGCATTGAGACAACTCTTATTGAAATGGAAGACCAGGTACTGCCGACATTGCTGGGGAAATGCATTGCCAGGGTAACAGGAAAAGAACTTGAAACAAAGGGCGTGAAACTGCTGCTCAATGAAAGAGTTCTTGAAATCAACAGTGATCCGGAAACCGGCGGTTGTCTGGTACGTACTTCCGCCAACACGATGAGTGTTGATATTGTTGTACTGGCAGCGGGAGTGAGACCGAATTCATTGCTTGCGGCAAAGGCGGGAATTTCTGTCGGTATGTCGGGGGGATAA